The Gemmatimonadaceae bacterium DNA segment ACACCAGGCGGCGCGGCGCGTCGAACTCGCGCGTGATGACCACGTCCCGGTCGGACGCCGCCTGATCGGCGCGATTTCCACTACTTCTTTCTGCCATGCGAAGCCTCCTTGGACTTGGCGCTCTGCAGATAGTCGTCCAGCCGGTCGAGGCGCCGCTCCCACAGCCGGCGGTACTGGCCCACCCAGTTGGCCACGTCGCGCAGCGGCGCGGCGTCGAGACGGCAAGGCCGCCACTGGGCCTCCCGCCCGCGCGTGATGAGCCCAGCGCGTTCCAGCACCTTGAGGTGTTTGGAGACCGCCGGCAGGCTCATCTCGAATGGACCAGCCAACTCGGTGACCGTGGCCTCGCCTCTGGACAGCCGCGACAGGATGGCCCGCCGCGTGGGATCGGCGAGTGCGGCAAGCGTGGCGCTCAGGTTGTCGACGGCGGTGACCATTCTGGTGAACCATCCAGTTAAATAACTTATAGGTTAAATACAACCGGATTCCC contains these protein-coding regions:
- a CDS encoding metalloregulator ArsR/SmtB family transcription factor, translated to MVTAVDNLSATLAALADPTRRAILSRLSRGEATVTELAGPFEMSLPAVSKHLKVLERAGLITRGREAQWRPCRLDAAPLRDVANWVGQYRRLWERRLDRLDDYLQSAKSKEASHGRKK